A part of Pleurocapsa minor HA4230-MV1 genomic DNA contains:
- the phoU gene encoding phosphate signaling complex protein PhoU: protein MGTLVEQSFRLSHQALFERDLDAIPKLLVLEKQIDIYYRQIESDCATLMTLQAPVAQDLRMLSASMQLVRDLERIGDYAQDLSEMAIKLVKYPPAAILPEIAQMSEHAQLMLATSLVALADLDPSAGARVKEYDDIVDNAYDHIYNAIAMQKNVPGVVEPVLLLGLIIRHLERMADHATNISQRVTYMVTGKRN, encoded by the coding sequence ATGGGTACTTTGGTCGAACAGTCGTTTCGCTTAAGTCATCAGGCTTTGTTTGAGAGAGATCTCGATGCAATTCCCAAATTGCTGGTTTTAGAAAAGCAGATTGACATTTACTACCGCCAAATTGAGTCAGACTGTGCAACCTTAATGACGCTTCAAGCCCCCGTAGCCCAAGACTTAAGGATGCTTAGTGCCTCTATGCAGTTAGTACGAGATCTCGAAAGAATTGGTGACTATGCTCAAGACTTAAGTGAAATGGCAATCAAGCTGGTAAAATACCCACCTGCTGCGATTTTGCCCGAAATTGCCCAAATGTCAGAACACGCCCAACTCATGTTAGCCACTAGCTTGGTAGCTTTGGCCGACTTAGATCCTAGTGCAGGGGCTAGAGTTAAAGAATATGATGATATTGTTGATAATGCTTACGATCACATTTACAATGCGATCGCGATGCAGAAAAATGTTCCAGGAGTAGTCGAACCAGTTTTACTTTTGGGCTTAATTATTCGTCATTTAGAAAGAATGGCAGACCACGCTACTAACATTAGTCAGCGCGTTACCTACATGGTGACAGGCAAAAGGAACTAA
- a CDS encoding HAMP domain-containing histidine kinase, whose amino-acid sequence MATFSFFLGLLLGLGIYVVQQYRFKQQLKKTLRSCVGNKDEDVSLPLESLIRRELSELARQRQQLEQDKQAWQELIEQAPIGYLQVDAENQLLGCNQTAKQLLHIDSRRALRVRLLLELVRSYDLDQLIESTRNSQRSQTKEWIFYFTRYVSPQQSEWETDDTQPLQKVVEAIALKGSGFPLPKQQVGVFIENRQPLLELSQSRDRTFADLTHELRTPLTSISLVAENLLRRLQDPERRWVEKMLQETNRLIELVQEWLDLTQLQAAPNKALKYETIELYDLVQSVWQTLEPIAKRKEVTLSYQGDRQLVISADRSRIIQVFINLLDNAIKHSSVGNEILVQVLAQSSRQSDSRKQIKIDVIDSGSGFNTSDLPYIFERLYRGDKSRAREPQNTSADGSGLGLAIVEQIIQAHGGTISAKNHPQIGGAWLEILLPIDQV is encoded by the coding sequence GTGGCAACTTTTAGTTTTTTTTTAGGGCTATTGCTTGGTCTAGGAATTTATGTAGTTCAGCAATACCGATTTAAGCAACAGTTGAAGAAAACTCTCCGTTCCTGTGTGGGAAATAAAGATGAAGACGTATCTTTGCCCTTAGAGTCTTTGATCCGCCGAGAATTAAGCGAACTCGCTCGCCAGCGTCAACAACTAGAACAAGATAAACAAGCTTGGCAAGAGTTAATTGAACAAGCGCCAATCGGCTACTTGCAGGTAGATGCTGAAAATCAGCTTTTAGGCTGTAATCAAACGGCAAAGCAACTTCTCCACATTGATTCTCGACGAGCGCTGCGGGTGCGCTTACTACTAGAGTTAGTTCGTTCCTACGATCTCGATCAGTTAATTGAATCAACTCGCAATTCTCAACGTTCTCAAACGAAAGAATGGATCTTTTACTTCACTCGCTATGTCTCGCCTCAACAATCAGAGTGGGAAACAGATGATACTCAGCCACTACAGAAAGTAGTAGAAGCGATCGCTCTTAAAGGATCTGGATTTCCTTTACCAAAGCAGCAGGTAGGTGTGTTTATCGAAAACCGTCAACCTCTGCTGGAATTGTCCCAGTCTCGCGATCGCACTTTTGCCGATCTCACTCACGAACTACGCACCCCTCTGACATCTATCTCTTTAGTCGCCGAAAATTTGCTCCGACGTTTACAAGATCCCGAACGCCGTTGGGTTGAAAAGATGCTGCAAGAAACTAATCGGCTGATTGAACTAGTTCAAGAGTGGTTAGATCTAACTCAGCTTCAGGCTGCACCAAACAAAGCTTTAAAATATGAAACGATCGAGCTATACGATTTAGTGCAATCAGTGTGGCAAACCCTAGAACCGATCGCTAAACGCAAAGAAGTAACCCTCTCTTATCAAGGCGATCGCCAGTTGGTCATTTCTGCCGATCGTTCTCGCATAATTCAAGTTTTTATCAATCTACTAGACAATGCTATCAAGCATAGTTCAGTAGGCAATGAGATCTTAGTCCAAGTACTTGCTCAGTCTTCAAGACAATCCGATTCTAGAAAACAAATTAAGATTGATGTAATTGACTCAGGGTCGGGATTTAATACTTCAGATCTTCCTTATATTTTTGAAAGACTATATCGAGGAGATAAATCTCGCGCTAGAGAACCACAAAATACTTCTGCCGACGGTAGTGGTCTGGGATTAGCTATTGTCGAGCAAATTATTCAAGCTCATGGTGGTACAATCTCCGCCAAAAATCATCCTCAAATAGGTGGAGCATGGTTGGAAATTTTGTTACCTATAGATCAAGTGTAA
- a CDS encoding response regulator transcription factor, with protein MLSLQNPQTSEQSKLAQINRILLVEDEDLIRDMVKVALEEEGYEVYTASNGRAALNILQSPDFSRDKLTPDLIILDLMLPEVNGLDICRLLRYQGDITPILVISAKSSETDRVLGLEVGADDYLTKPFSMRELIARCRALLRRQNYTSLSPSSVQKYREISLFSQECRVIVRGIEVNLSPKEFRLLELFMSYPRRVWSREQLIEQVWGLDFLGDTKTVDVHIRWLREKLELEPSQPEYLITVRGFGYRFG; from the coding sequence ATGCTTTCCTTGCAAAATCCTCAGACTTCCGAACAATCAAAACTAGCCCAGATCAATCGCATTCTGCTAGTCGAAGATGAAGACTTAATTAGAGATATGGTTAAGGTAGCTTTAGAAGAAGAAGGCTATGAAGTCTATACCGCCAGTAATGGCAGGGCTGCTTTGAACATTCTTCAAAGCCCAGATTTTAGCCGAGATAAATTGACTCCAGATTTAATCATTTTGGACTTAATGTTGCCCGAAGTAAATGGACTAGACATCTGTCGTTTGCTGCGCTATCAAGGAGACATAACGCCTATATTGGTAATTAGTGCCAAAAGTAGTGAAACAGACCGCGTATTGGGTTTAGAAGTAGGAGCAGATGACTATTTAACTAAACCCTTTAGCATGAGAGAGCTAATTGCTCGCTGTCGCGCCTTACTGCGTCGTCAGAACTACACCAGCTTATCTCCTAGTTCAGTCCAAAAATACCGCGAGATTAGCTTGTTTTCGCAAGAATGCCGTGTCATAGTAAGGGGAATCGAAGTTAATTTATCCCCTAAAGAATTTCGGTTGTTGGAATTATTTATGAGCTATCCCCGTCGAGTTTGGTCAAGGGAACAGCTAATTGAACAGGTTTGGGGACTAGATTTTTTAGGGGATACCAAAACCGTCGATGTTCATATCCGCTGGTTGCGTGAAAAGCTAGAGTTAGAACCAAGTCAGCCAGAATATTTGATCACAGTTAGAGGTTTCGGCTATCGTTTTGGCTAA
- a CDS encoding GNAT family N-acetyltransferase: MLESDQIVLQKYTPKDIPLLFEAIQISIDRVYPWLPWCHPNYTIAETEAWIKTRPQRWNEGKEFGFSIRDRQGTVVGGCGIGISSSPWYVNLGYWLRTGYTGKGYATTATKLLARFGVQQLQLKRIEIIASVENIDSQRVAERAGACKEGISRNKLLIHDKFHDAIIYSFIPDDFDPD, translated from the coding sequence ATGCTTGAGTCCGATCAAATTGTTCTCCAAAAATACACTCCCAAAGATATTCCTCTGCTATTTGAAGCTATTCAGATTTCAATAGATCGTGTTTATCCTTGGCTACCTTGGTGTCATCCTAACTATACAATTGCCGAAACTGAAGCATGGATCAAAACAAGACCTCAACGTTGGAATGAGGGTAAAGAGTTTGGTTTTAGTATACGCGATCGCCAAGGTACAGTAGTCGGCGGTTGTGGCATAGGTATTAGCTCGTCGCCTTGGTACGTTAATCTAGGTTACTGGCTAAGAACTGGATATACAGGAAAAGGATATGCGACGACAGCGACAAAGTTATTAGCTAGGTTTGGGGTTCAACAATTGCAGTTAAAACGTATTGAAATTATAGCCTCAGTAGAGAATATTGATAGTCAGCGTGTTGCAGAAAGAGCAGGTGCTTGTAAGGAAGGAATAAGTAGAAACAAGCTGTTAATCCATGACAAATTTCATGATGCCATAATCTATTCTTTTATTCCAGATGACTTTGATCCAGATTAA
- a CDS encoding heme o synthase: MTGTSLARQNQNITEVIKSYYQLTKPRIIPLLLITTAASIWIASDGRVDPFLLLITLLGGTLAAASAQVMNCIYDQDIDYTMTRTRQRPIPSGRVQPRHALIFAVVLGVLSFSLLTIFANLLAAMLALSGIVFYMLIYTHWLKRHTTQNIVIGGAAGSIPPLVGWAAVTGDLGLIPWLLFGIIFLWTPPHFWALALMIKEDYAEVGIPMLPVVEGEEATVKQIWIYSLLVVPCSLLLMYPIGNLGIIYGAIALYLGSKFLYKAWELKQDPTSNQLAKGMFKYSIFYMMLLCVGMIVDTLPVTHQLMGMIFTCGG, encoded by the coding sequence ATGACAGGGACAAGTCTTGCTCGCCAGAATCAAAATATAACTGAAGTAATAAAAAGCTATTATCAACTAACAAAACCGCGCATTATTCCCTTACTACTGATTACCACTGCAGCATCAATCTGGATTGCCTCTGATGGTCGAGTCGATCCGTTTTTACTACTGATAACCTTATTAGGTGGAACATTAGCAGCAGCCTCTGCGCAAGTAATGAACTGTATCTACGACCAAGATATAGACTACACTATGACGCGGACTCGCCAACGGCCGATTCCTTCAGGGAGAGTACAGCCTCGTCATGCTCTAATTTTTGCCGTCGTTTTAGGAGTATTGTCTTTTTCGCTGCTAACAATATTTGCTAATCTATTAGCTGCAATGTTGGCATTGTCGGGCATTGTCTTCTATATGTTGATTTATACCCACTGGCTGAAGCGACACACGACTCAGAACATTGTAATTGGTGGTGCAGCAGGTTCAATCCCACCTTTAGTAGGTTGGGCTGCGGTAACAGGAGATTTGGGTTTAATTCCCTGGTTATTGTTTGGCATTATCTTCCTGTGGACTCCTCCTCATTTTTGGGCTTTGGCATTAATGATCAAAGAAGACTATGCAGAGGTAGGGATACCAATGTTGCCTGTTGTAGAAGGGGAAGAAGCCACCGTCAAGCAAATCTGGATCTATAGCTTACTAGTAGTTCCTTGTAGTCTATTGTTAATGTATCCAATCGGTAACTTAGGAATTATTTATGGCGCGATCGCTCTTTATTTAGGATCTAAGTTTCTCTACAAAGCCTGGGAATTAAAACAAGATCCTACTAGCAATCAATTAGCCAAGGGGATGTTTAAGTATTCGATCTTTTACATGATGCTCTTATGCGTAGGCATGATTGTTGATACTCTGCCTGTTACTCATCAGCTGATGGGAATGATCTTTACCTGCGGTGGTTAA
- a CDS encoding heme A synthase, producing the protein MTESLFQSSNARLQDVYQPRVWIRRLVWKIAIATLLLMAVGSATRVMNAGLACPDWPLCYGQLIPTRQMNLQVFLEWFHRLDAALIGVSAIALSSLSWWFRKQLPQWLPWAATFALFLIVFQGILGGLTVTQLLRFDIVTAHLGTALLFFSTLIIIGTALTPYQGTGVAGKLRWLGLSAAILVYLQSILGGLVGSRWALHQCFGGSQLCNVMNAHILGVVPPTLATIAVVWFAWKTPGLNANLRTLANAAAGLVSLQILLGIATFRLHLQVEPLTVTHQAVGASLLGVLIAFTVLAMRDSAIAPKNQYQ; encoded by the coding sequence ATGACCGAATCATTGTTTCAATCGTCCAATGCAAGACTACAGGATGTATATCAACCAAGAGTATGGATACGTCGTTTAGTCTGGAAAATTGCGATCGCAACTTTATTGCTGATGGCGGTGGGTAGCGCCACGAGAGTTATGAATGCAGGATTAGCCTGTCCTGACTGGCCATTATGTTATGGTCAGCTGATACCCACCAGACAAATGAACCTTCAGGTATTTCTTGAATGGTTTCATCGCTTAGATGCAGCTTTGATTGGCGTAAGTGCGATCGCTTTATCTAGCTTATCCTGGTGGTTTCGCAAACAACTACCCCAATGGCTACCTTGGGCTGCAACTTTCGCCCTATTTTTAATTGTCTTTCAAGGGATTTTAGGGGGATTAACGGTAACTCAATTACTACGTTTTGATATTGTCACAGCTCATTTGGGTACAGCATTATTATTTTTTAGTACCTTGATCATTATCGGCACGGCACTAACTCCCTATCAGGGTACAGGTGTAGCGGGGAAACTACGTTGGTTGGGCTTGAGTGCTGCCATCTTAGTCTATCTACAGAGCATTTTGGGGGGATTAGTTGGCTCACGCTGGGCGTTACATCAGTGTTTTGGCGGATCGCAGCTATGTAACGTGATGAATGCTCACATATTAGGTGTAGTACCCCCAACTCTAGCTACCATTGCCGTAGTTTGGTTTGCTTGGAAAACCCCTGGCTTAAATGCAAATCTTCGCACTCTGGCTAACGCAGCAGCAGGATTAGTTAGTCTACAAATTTTACTCGGCATCGCTACTTTTAGGCTACATCTCCAGGTTGAACCTTTAACCGTAACGCATCAAGCAGTAGGAGCAAGTTTACTGGGAGTATTAATTGCTTTTACCGTACTAGCCATGAGAGACAGCGCGATCGCACCCAAGAATCAATATCAATGA
- a CDS encoding cytochrome c oxidase subunit II, producing the protein MNIPSSILTLIAGVAMTLISLWYGQNHGLLPIAASSDAGDVDELFNFMMTIATGLFLLVEGVLVYSVIKFRRAKGDFTDGPPIEGNVPLEIVWTAIPTVIVFILSIYSFEIYNRMGGLDPMTAGDPGPQMAHAHHHHSQLVALDPNRQNIALGLGASPDSKQGINPLEIKVNGIQYAWVFTYPETGVISGEIHVPVNRPVALNMTAGDVIHAFWLPEFRIKQDVIPGRETNLVFTPNQIGQYPVVCAELCGAYHGGMKTQLYVQSEEDYQKWIQENTFAMNSENNQSVAMSPVPNSQAEFLASYAKDLGVNSDTLAQLKPTENKSQAQSLELFK; encoded by the coding sequence GTGAATATTCCCAGCAGCATACTTACCCTAATCGCAGGCGTGGCAATGACCTTGATCAGTCTTTGGTATGGTCAAAACCATGGACTTTTGCCAATAGCAGCATCCAGCGATGCGGGAGATGTCGATGAACTCTTTAATTTTATGATGACCATCGCTACTGGTCTATTTCTTTTGGTTGAAGGTGTTTTGGTCTATTCTGTGATCAAATTCCGTCGCGCTAAAGGAGACTTTACTGATGGGCCGCCAATAGAAGGTAACGTGCCTTTGGAAATTGTCTGGACTGCTATTCCGACAGTGATTGTCTTTATCCTCTCTATTTATAGCTTTGAGATTTATAACCGCATGGGAGGACTAGACCCAATGACAGCAGGAGATCCTGGCCCCCAAATGGCTCATGCTCATCATCATCATTCACAGTTAGTCGCTCTAGATCCCAATCGACAAAATATTGCTTTAGGTTTAGGTGCCTCTCCAGACTCTAAACAAGGTATTAATCCATTGGAAATTAAGGTAAACGGAATTCAATATGCCTGGGTGTTTACCTATCCTGAAACTGGTGTCATCTCAGGAGAAATACATGTCCCTGTCAATCGTCCAGTAGCATTAAACATGACGGCAGGGGATGTAATTCATGCTTTTTGGCTACCTGAATTTCGGATTAAGCAGGATGTAATACCTGGCAGAGAAACTAACTTAGTCTTTACTCCCAATCAAATTGGGCAGTACCCCGTAGTTTGTGCCGAATTATGTGGTGCATATCATGGTGGGATGAAAACTCAGCTTTATGTCCAAAGCGAAGAAGACTATCAAAAGTGGATTCAGGAAAACACCTTTGCCATGAATAGTGAGAACAATCAATCCGTCGCCATGAGTCCAGTGCCTAACTCTCAGGCTGAATTTTTAGCATCCTATGCCAAAGACTTGGGAGTCAACAGCGATACTTTAGCTCAGTTAAAGCCTACTGAAAATAAATCACAAGCGCAAAGCTTAGAACTATTCAAATAG